The Saccharomonospora glauca K62 genome has a segment encoding these proteins:
- a CDS encoding VOC family protein codes for MQAKVRALGYAVVQAVDLDEWVKFGSELLGLQVAHRDDDRLLLRMDEYTYRLDVRRAEEPGVRALGWDVGGPEALEELTKRLADAGYRVEHGDADAADERQVMDLVRFRDPEDVVDHELFWGLRNATAKFVSPIGARFVAGELGLGHAFQALHGDVRAYDHLFREILGFRLSDHIDMPGGVGTFLHCNPRHHSFAYAHAPHRRRGIGHLMFEIDDLDLLGRQWDKVQDDGIPILSTFGKHTNDEMISFYVRSPSGFGIEYGVGGILIDDETWIPTRYDSAHYWGHRRIDY; via the coding sequence ATGCAGGCGAAGGTCAGGGCACTGGGATACGCGGTCGTCCAGGCCGTCGATCTCGACGAGTGGGTGAAGTTCGGTTCCGAACTGCTGGGACTCCAGGTCGCCCACCGAGACGACGACCGGTTGTTGTTGCGGATGGACGAGTACACCTATCGCCTCGATGTCCGACGCGCCGAGGAACCGGGCGTGCGCGCCCTCGGCTGGGACGTGGGCGGCCCGGAGGCGCTGGAGGAGCTGACGAAGCGGCTCGCGGACGCGGGCTACCGGGTCGAGCACGGCGACGCCGACGCGGCGGACGAGCGGCAGGTGATGGACCTCGTTCGCTTCCGTGACCCGGAGGACGTCGTCGACCACGAACTGTTCTGGGGCCTCCGCAACGCGACCGCGAAGTTCGTCTCCCCCATCGGAGCGCGGTTCGTGGCGGGGGAACTCGGCCTCGGTCACGCCTTCCAGGCCCTGCACGGCGACGTGCGTGCCTACGACCACCTGTTCCGCGAGATCCTCGGTTTCCGGTTGAGCGACCACATCGACATGCCCGGTGGCGTCGGCACGTTCCTGCACTGCAACCCGCGGCACCACTCGTTCGCCTACGCGCACGCCCCGCACCGGCGCCGGGGGATCGGCCACCTCATGTTCGAGATCGACGACCTCGACCTGCTGGGACGGCAGTGGGACAAGGTGCAGGACGACGGCATTCCCATCCTCTCGACGTTCGGCAAGCACACCAACGACGAGATGATCTCGTTCTACGTGCGCAGCCCTTCCGGGTTCGGCATCGAGTACGGCGTCGGCGGAATCCTCATCGACGACGAGACCTGGATTCCGACCCGGTACGACTCGGCCCATTACTGGGGTCACCGCCGCATCGACTACTGA